Part of the Cyanobacteria bacterium GSL.Bin1 genome, TTGGGCAACTGGCTCAGTTCTTCCGCCTTGGGGAACGAGTGCTCTTGGCTCATCATCATGGCTTCAGCTTAACCCTTTTTTGACTCCTGTCAACCCTTATCCCTGAATCCTTACCTAAAAAGTTGTTCATAGCTATAGTGAATAAAAGGAATTGGTGCAAAATTTCCCATGACTCCGAACGCAACCGTGGATACGGGATCGAGTCCTAGTGCTAGTCCTGCCGGAATTGCGAGATAAATTTCAGCATAGGGAAAAAAACCCATGAAAAAGACGGTTAAACTTTGAGCAAAGTAATCAGCTAGGTTCATGTTTTTAAGTGGTGAAATTCATTTAAAGTTATTTCTGTTTTCTGTCAAAGTAGGGCAAGGAAAAACTGATACATAATAATAGGTTAGGAGTTACACCCCGTTACGAAATCAAAAGTCAGGCTTTCGGAGATGGGGTGCGTAAGCCCTGTAGCAATAGAATAGGTAATAAACTCTGAATTAACCGTAGGGTTTGCCTTGCCCACCCTACAATTTAGGTTCTTTTCCTTATTTCCCAGTCTATCCTTCAACTCGCCCAATGGCACACCGAATCGGGATTAGTGAAAAAAGGGGATGAAAGTCTTGCGCCGAAGCCGGAAGTTCGGGAAGATGTGGAGATGACTTTATTGGCGTTGGGTTATTCCAAGGAAGAAATTGAACAGTCTTTGTCAGTGGTTAGTCAAGATTCCCTGCTAGCCAAAAATCCTAACCCAGAAGATTGGATTCGTAGCGCGATCGCATGGTTAAGTCAGTAACAGCGTTAGGATATACCTTATGATCACGCAGTTAAGCCAACAAATTTAAAGCCAAAGCAAGGAGGTTTAAGTCAAATGATTACACTCAAGGGAACGTATCAAAATGGAACCATCAAACTTGATGAACCCTTACCCGAAAATTTAGAAGGGAAAAAGGTCGAGATTACTGTGAAGGAAAGCTCCATGCCAAAACGCCGTCAGAGTGGGAGTGCTAAAGGACAAATTTGGATATCTCCTGATTTTGATGAATCTTTAGAAGACTTTGAACCCTATTTAAGATGAACGTTTTAATTGATACACATACTTTCTTA contains:
- a CDS encoding DUF2281 domain-containing protein codes for the protein MITLKGTYQNGTIKLDEPLPENLEGKKVEITVKESSMPKRRQSGSAKGQIWISPDFDESLEDFEPYLR